Genomic DNA from Panthera leo isolate Ple1 chromosome E3, P.leo_Ple1_pat1.1, whole genome shotgun sequence:
AGGCCCTGCTTCTCTCAGTGTGGTGGGATGACAGTTTGCCCAAGGGACCAACTGGTTTTTGGCTTGCTGTCCTGCTTGAGTGAAGCACAGCCATGGGTACAGGGAAAACCTTATTGCTGTTGCTTTAAGTCTCCCAAGGCAGAGGGTGCATTGCCCTGCATTCACCAAgctgaggcagacagagaaggaaatggggcAGGGCTGCAGAGCCCAGCTGCTCCCCGGGCTTGTTCACACATGAAAACTTCCTGTGATGAGAACGGAAACACAGGTGCTGTCCCTACCACAGCAGCTCCCATAGCTGGGGCCGGAGGGGAGCCATGGACAGGCCCCGGGCCCTGGTCCTGCTCTTGGCGCTGCTGACACTCTGCATCACTGCTGGTGAGTGGGGGACTGGAGAGAAGCAGAAGATGGGGCAGGGTGGAGACCCAGCCCTGGGGCCCTCCTATGCCTGTATCCCACAGGGACCCCTGAAGTGTGGGTGCAAGTTCAGATGGAGGCCACCAAGTCCCCGTCCTTCACTGTCCGCTGTGGATTCCTGGGATCTGGTTCTGTCTCCCTGGTGACTGTGAGCTCTGGGGGGCCCGACGGTGCCGGAGGGACTAGACTGGCTGTTTTGCACCCAGAATTTGGCATCCAGCATTGGCCCCCCGCCTGCCAGGtccactgggaaaccaaaaccaGCATCTCCCTCACCTTGGAAGAAGGGTCTGAGGGGATAAGCCCCAATCCCAACACCACCTTCTGCTgcaaatttgtttcctttcctgaagGCTCCCAGGAGGCCTGTGGGAACCTCTTCCTCAGCACAGACCAAGGTGGGGCCAATGAGAGgggccagggagggcagggagggacccCAGGGCACTGGCTGCCCATCTGGTACACCTCTCTCTCTATACACAGGGCTCCCTGCCCCTACTCCATCCCCCATACTGCGGGCTGACCTGGCTGGGATCTTGGGGGTCTCAGGGGTCCTCATCTTTGGCTGTGTCTACCTTCTCTACCTGCTGCATCGGCAGAGGCACTGGTGAGACCCAACCCCTGCTGGGCCCAGTCCAAACTCCCACACCAGCGGGCTAGCCACATGCTTTGCTTCTAACCCTCCTCACTTTCCCAGGTCTGTCATGAAGCTTCAGCCACCCTTCACCAGCCCCCAGACACAGACGCGAGCAAGGGTGAGGACTGGGGGATTGTTTGCGAGTGGGGAACAGAGTGGGCTGGTACTGGGGGGCTATGAGGTAGGGCCTAACTCAGGCCTCCTTCCCCATCGTCCCAGCAGGTGGCCAGCCaagcctccctggcctctctccaCATCCCGTACACTACTGTCAACACCAACCGTTACCGCCTCGCCACTCTAGACACGGTTCTTCAGCCCCGGCCACTGTCCCCATGGGCAGTGTTCCCCGCCCACACGGCGTGCCAACCTCGGCCTCCTGCCCCCTGGGTGCCCCTGCCAGCCTCTGCACGCAGCAGTTTCATCTCCATTGAGAATGGACTTTATGCTCAGGCGGGAGAGCGGCCTCTCCCAGTTGGCCCCAACTTTGTCCATTTCCCTGACCCTGTGGGGCACAGAACCACGGAGGAGCACTTAGGAGTTCGATGAGAGGGACCCCAAGTCCGCTTGGGCTCCCTCTCTTCTCAGGCCTCTGGGATCCCCTTCTGTTGTGCACCTGTGTCCTGGGTACCCATTGTCTTTGCACATCTTATCTTATTCTCCGGCCTGCATAAGCATCTCTAACATAAAGCTGGTCAAGGCCCACTCGCCACGGATGTGGTCAgcacgtgtgcacgtgtgggTACGTGTGGGCACACATGTATCTATGCGAGGTGACAAAATTCCATCCcaggttgtttcctgttttcaagTCCCCAGCCGTCACAGGTGATGTTGATAactaagtcaaaaaaaaaagtggtttctgACTGGGGCCTTGGCTGGACCTTTTCTTCTTTAGGGGTTAAGAGGTTAGAGGCAGTTTCAACCCCTGGGAGGCAGGAGCCAGGTTAGACTTGGACAGGGATGGGGCCTCAGCATAGGagacctctcccctgctcaccctccacTCTGGACCAGGGGGGGTTCCTGGCCCTGTACACCTTGCTGAGTGGCACCAGGGGCTGGGAAGGTGAGATTGGGGGGTCTATACTCCCATCTTGCCATGTCCTAGGACAGCAGCAAGGGCTTCTGGGGCTTCAACCCAAGAAAAGCCCCTGTAGCCTGGCCCAGCATGCCTATGTCGGGCTCCCTGAGATGTTCTGGGGGAGGAGGTCCTGATGCCTTCCTTCCACGGAATTCCACAATATCCACAATTCCACAGAATTGATATTCAGAGGCAGGAGGATCACCTCAGATCTGCCCACAGTAGCTTCCTCTGGCTCCTCTCTTATTACTAGGGCACCAGCACTACTCCCCACTGGGTACTCAGGGGGCAGGTAGAGGCGGGTCAACACAGGGACTGAACACACACTCCCCTACCCACTCATCTTCCCATCCGGGAATCAGCCTCCTGTGGTAAACAGGCCCAGCCACCTGGGCCTCATCACACCTTTGCCATGTGAGAACACGGAAGAGCTCTACAAGCTGCAAGGCTCTACGGGAGTGTGAAAGATTCTGGGTGGCAGCGACAGGATGGTCCTGGAGCCAGGCTCAGGCCGCACCCCCAACCAGGATGGATACCTGCCTGGGAGAGGAGACACCAGCTCTGCCACTAGGTCCTTTACTTGGTTCTGCTTGTGGGAAGTCCCAGGCAGTGCTACCTGCCAAGCCAGGAACCACTCCCTCTGCCTGGTTCAGGAAGAGCCTGCCCAGAGCCTGTGTCCAACCACAGAACCTTCCAGAAACCCAGTTTACTATTCTAGGTATGCTCTGGTGTGGCTTTGCCAGgacccagccccacccagccaCCACCTCTATGAAGCattggggagagggtggggcaggTAGGGTGAGGGGGTAGTTAAGGGGTCATAGGGCCTGCCTTCCTCAGCCTGTGatcatcttcctcctctgagGAGACCTCAGCATTGGCCTAATCAGCTCAGTGgtccctgcagggctgggggctcaagggagaggagagggtgcCACAGAGGTCCCGGAGGCCGCTCAGGGAGATGTTAGGGAGGGAGTAGATCTGGGCCCAGCTGCCTTAGGACCATGTcaggggcaggggtgtgggggcaATGGGACTTGCAGG
This window encodes:
- the PVRIG gene encoding transmembrane protein PVRIG isoform X2, translated to MDRPRALVLLLALLTLCITAGTPEVWVQVQMEATKSPSFTVRCGFLGSGSVSLVTVSSGGPDGAGGTRLAVLHPEFGIQHWPPACQVHWETKTSISLTLEEGSEGISPNPNTTFCCKFVSFPEGSQEACGNLFLSTDQGLPAPTPSPILRADLAGILGVSGVLIFGCVYLLYLLHRQRHWSVMKLQPPFTSPQTQTRARVASQASLASLHIPYTTVNTNRYRLATLDTVLQPRPLSPWAVFPAHTACQPRPPAPWVPLPASARSSFISIENGLYAQAGERPLPVGPNFVHFPDPVGHRTTEEHLGVR
- the PVRIG gene encoding transmembrane protein PVRIG isoform X3, which encodes MDRPRALVLLLALLTLCITAEFGIQHWPPACQVHWETKTSISLTLEEGSEGISPNPNTTFCCKFVSFPEGSQEACGNLFLSTDQGLPAPTPSPILRADLAGILGVSGVLIFGCVYLLYLLHRQRHWSVMKLQPPFTSPQTQTRARQVASQASLASLHIPYTTVNTNRYRLATLDTVLQPRPLSPWAVFPAHTACQPRPPAPWVPLPASARSSFISIENGLYAQAGERPLPVGPNFVHFPDPVGHRTTEEHLGVR
- the PVRIG gene encoding transmembrane protein PVRIG isoform X1 — protein: MDRPRALVLLLALLTLCITAGTPEVWVQVQMEATKSPSFTVRCGFLGSGSVSLVTVSSGGPDGAGGTRLAVLHPEFGIQHWPPACQVHWETKTSISLTLEEGSEGISPNPNTTFCCKFVSFPEGSQEACGNLFLSTDQGLPAPTPSPILRADLAGILGVSGVLIFGCVYLLYLLHRQRHWSVMKLQPPFTSPQTQTRARQVASQASLASLHIPYTTVNTNRYRLATLDTVLQPRPLSPWAVFPAHTACQPRPPAPWVPLPASARSSFISIENGLYAQAGERPLPVGPNFVHFPDPVGHRTTEEHLGVR